The Metabacillus sediminilitoris genome window below encodes:
- a CDS encoding LysR family transcriptional regulator, translating into MELRYLKTFKVVAEELNITKAAKQLKYTQPTITLQIQSLEKELNHTLFTRVGKKTFLTAAGRKLKSHVDNLFVLVEEIEKDMEELRGPAGNLTIAASEYYCTRHLTAILKTYKEMYPNVRLNLLPLNSVHAIQSVKDHVADIAIIASECGDINLRKNFLEEEQTLLVASSEISKGNSIQDILSRFPFISYNDDCSFSNIIEQHFKKMNCQPVSTIVCGGSDETIKRAVLNGIGYAILGENVIKNELNDQSITILQKVNEPIITSSINLKVRSEEPNIQMFNELLQNAWPLIKN; encoded by the coding sequence ATGGAACTTAGATATCTGAAAACGTTCAAAGTTGTAGCAGAAGAATTAAATATCACGAAAGCCGCAAAACAATTAAAATATACTCAACCAACAATCACATTACAAATACAATCTTTAGAGAAAGAGCTGAATCATACTCTCTTTACTAGAGTTGGGAAAAAGACATTTCTGACAGCTGCCGGTAGAAAACTGAAATCCCATGTAGACAACTTATTTGTACTCGTTGAGGAAATTGAAAAAGATATGGAGGAATTGCGTGGACCAGCTGGGAATCTGACAATAGCTGCTTCTGAATACTACTGTACAAGACATCTTACCGCTATCTTAAAAACGTACAAGGAAATGTATCCAAATGTGCGGTTAAATCTTCTGCCTCTTAACAGTGTACATGCCATTCAAAGTGTTAAAGATCATGTTGCTGATATTGCAATTATTGCAAGTGAATGCGGTGATATCAATTTAAGAAAAAATTTTTTAGAGGAAGAACAGACCCTCTTAGTCGCTTCATCAGAAATTAGTAAAGGTAATAGTATACAAGATATTTTAAGTCGTTTTCCATTTATTTCCTATAATGATGATTGTAGTTTTAGTAATATTATCGAACAGCATTTCAAAAAAATGAATTGTCAACCTGTATCAACCATTGTATGCGGCGGTAGTGATGAAACAATAAAACGTGCGGTCCTTAACGGTATTGGTTATGCCATCTTAGGTGAAAATGTGATTAAGAATGAACTAAATGACCAATCAATTACCATCCTACAAAAAGTGAATGAGCCTATTATTACCTCTTCTATAAATTTGAAAGTAAGGTCAGAAGAGCCTAATATTCAAATGTTTAATGAACTCCTGCAAAATGCTTGGCCTTTAATTAAAAACTAA
- a CDS encoding aspartate aminotransferase family protein yields the protein MIEWKTLNDEGLLAPTMAKDFPNLPVVKSDGLFYFGVDGRKYLDFTSGIATENTGHRHPKVVAAIKEQVDHLLHGPIGIINYESILQLAKKMKAVLPDSLDCFFFGNSGAEAIEGAVKLARHVTKRPYVISFLGGFHGRTMGALSLTTSKSKYRRCLPVGANMSYQLPYANPAETPKGMNPEVYWSEQVENEFEKLFNHQVASEEVAAVILEPVLGEGGYVIPPQAWLQKIRDICDHHQILLIFDEVQTGFGRTGDWFAANRFGVTPDIMAIAKGIASGLPLSATVASKELMELWTIGSHSTTFGGNPVACAAACATIDVLTDEGLVENARVLGDYALDKLVDLKEKHSVIGSVRGIGLMLGIEIIDPLTGEPNGEGLMKILQKSLEKGVIFYLSGNKGEVIRMMPPLTIDQEHLDLGISLLDEAITEYELEFGIGGIR from the coding sequence ATGATTGAATGGAAGACACTAAATGATGAAGGCCTTTTAGCACCAACAATGGCTAAAGACTTTCCAAATCTACCAGTTGTAAAATCTGACGGTTTATTTTATTTTGGAGTTGATGGCAGAAAGTATTTAGATTTTACATCAGGGATTGCGACAGAAAATACAGGTCATAGACATCCAAAAGTTGTAGCAGCAATAAAAGAACAAGTTGATCACTTACTCCATGGACCTATCGGTATTATAAATTATGAATCTATTTTGCAATTAGCCAAAAAAATGAAAGCGGTTTTACCTGATTCGTTAGATTGCTTTTTCTTTGGTAACAGCGGGGCTGAAGCGATTGAAGGGGCGGTAAAGCTTGCAAGACATGTGACGAAAAGACCTTATGTCATCTCTTTTTTAGGGGGATTTCATGGACGAACGATGGGGGCACTGAGTCTTACTACTTCTAAAAGTAAGTATAGAAGATGTTTACCTGTCGGGGCAAATATGTCGTATCAATTGCCATATGCAAATCCAGCTGAGACACCTAAAGGGATGAACCCAGAAGTGTACTGGTCTGAACAGGTTGAAAATGAATTTGAAAAATTGTTTAATCATCAAGTAGCATCGGAAGAAGTGGCTGCAGTCATTTTAGAACCTGTACTTGGTGAAGGTGGATATGTCATACCCCCACAAGCATGGTTACAGAAAATCAGAGACATTTGCGATCATCACCAAATATTATTGATTTTTGATGAAGTTCAAACAGGTTTTGGACGAACTGGAGACTGGTTTGCTGCAAATCGATTTGGTGTGACACCGGATATTATGGCAATCGCAAAGGGGATTGCTAGTGGTTTACCACTTAGTGCGACTGTGGCTTCAAAAGAATTGATGGAGCTGTGGACAATTGGCAGCCACAGTACAACATTTGGCGGAAATCCTGTGGCATGTGCTGCGGCATGTGCAACGATTGATGTTTTAACGGATGAAGGTCTAGTTGAAAATGCAAGGGTTTTAGGTGACTATGCATTAGATAAATTAGTAGATCTAAAAGAAAAACACTCTGTCATTGGCTCGGTACGAGGGATTGGATTAATGTTAGGTATCGAAATTATAGATCCTTTAACAGGTGAACCAAATGGAGAAGGATTAATGAAAATTTTACAGAAGAGCCTTGAAAAAGGGGTGATATTTTATTTAAGTGGTAATAAAGGCGAGGTTATTAGAATGATGCCGCCATTAACGATCGATCAAGAACATTTAGATCTAGGGATATCGCTGCTTGATGAAGCGATAACGGAATATGAATTAGAATTTGGCATTGGAGGTATAAGATGA
- a CDS encoding sodium:solute symporter — protein MNILDTAVLILYFGVLIVVGVIGINKAKSEKDFLLAGSRLGYFSHVGCLAAVIIGGAATMGSTTLGYDFGISGFWFVTMMGLGIAALGLFIVNKISGYDVFTISQLLGKRFGEGTSLISAIVTAIYTLMIVVTQVIGMGSVIHVLLGWSVIPSMLIGGGIVLFYTILGGMWSITLTDIIQFAVMTIGVFFIMFPYSVSSVGGLTTLFNSVPENHLSLTNIGWERIFQYFLLYFFGLIVSQDIWQRVFTAKNQKVMKSSAVSAGIYSVFYALALSIVGMCALVVLPDLSESQSAFTSLALEILPPGMLGLVLASVCSALMSNASGALFASATLITNDIIKVYFKKDMKDKEVISTSRIVTLGLGVLSIIFSVWIQNILVALDMAYAILSGAIFVPLVLGLFWKRVTSTAAFSAIIASSIVILITFIIYGVTSTLPIIYGIITGVIFIVGVTLVNTNKHKKIDSDVEFSSSKRA, from the coding sequence ATGAACATACTTGATACGGCTGTACTTATCCTTTATTTTGGTGTGCTGATTGTTGTTGGTGTGATTGGTATTAATAAGGCAAAATCAGAAAAAGATTTTTTACTAGCTGGAAGTCGTTTAGGCTACTTTTCCCATGTAGGGTGTTTAGCGGCTGTTATTATCGGTGGTGCTGCTACAATGGGTTCAACAACTTTAGGTTATGATTTCGGTATTTCTGGTTTTTGGTTTGTAACAATGATGGGTTTAGGTATTGCCGCATTAGGTTTATTCATTGTAAATAAAATTAGTGGTTATGATGTCTTCACGATTAGCCAGTTACTTGGAAAGCGTTTTGGCGAAGGAACTTCGCTTATTAGTGCGATTGTTACGGCAATTTATACTCTCATGATCGTTGTTACACAAGTAATTGGTATGGGTAGCGTCATCCACGTTTTATTAGGTTGGTCTGTTATACCATCTATGCTTATAGGCGGAGGGATTGTCCTCTTTTATACGATTTTAGGCGGAATGTGGAGTATTACATTAACTGATATTATTCAATTTGCCGTTATGACTATAGGTGTATTCTTTATCATGTTTCCTTATAGCGTAAGTAGTGTAGGTGGATTGACTACTTTGTTTAATAGTGTCCCAGAAAATCATCTTTCTTTAACTAATATTGGTTGGGAGCGGATTTTTCAGTATTTTCTATTATACTTCTTTGGTTTAATTGTTTCCCAAGACATATGGCAGCGTGTATTTACTGCCAAAAACCAAAAAGTGATGAAAAGTAGTGCGGTATCAGCTGGTATATACAGTGTATTTTATGCTTTGGCTTTAAGTATTGTGGGCATGTGTGCCTTAGTAGTGCTGCCAGATTTAAGTGAATCACAATCAGCATTTACAAGTTTAGCATTAGAAATCTTACCTCCAGGTATGTTAGGGCTAGTATTAGCAAGTGTTTGTTCTGCATTAATGTCAAATGCTTCAGGAGCATTATTTGCATCTGCAACGTTAATCACGAATGATATTATAAAAGTTTACTTTAAGAAGGATATGAAGGATAAAGAGGTCATCAGCACTTCTCGTATTGTAACTCTTGGATTAGGTGTGTTATCTATTATTTTCTCAGTATGGATTCAAAACATTCTCGTTGCATTAGATATGGCCTACGCTATTTTATCAGGAGCTATTTTCGTGCCTCTAGTGCTTGGCTTGTTTTGGAAGCGTGTCACGAGTACAGCTGCTTTCTCTGCAATTATTGCCAGTTCTATTGTTATATTAATTACCTTTATCATTTATGGAGTAACATCTACTCTGCCAATCATTTACGGAATTATCACGGGAGTTATCTTCATAGTAGGTGTAACATTAGTAAATACAAACAAACATAAGAAGATTGATAGTGATGTTGAGTTTAGTAGTAGTAAAAGAGCATAA
- a CDS encoding flavin reductase family protein gives MDNSTNTTLFKEVMGNYPTGVTVVTTVNEQSVPLGLTVNSFASVSLDPLLILWSIDKRVSSYEEFIKTDKFAVHVLASDQSDICSLFASKGVDRFGNCEWKLSEHSLPIIAGASGVMQCKTYKTIEAGDHTILIGEVIDIISEKKEPLLYHRRKFGGIPENFYI, from the coding sequence ATGGATAACAGTACGAATACTACGCTTTTTAAAGAAGTAATGGGCAATTACCCGACAGGAGTAACGGTGGTTACAACTGTTAACGAACAAAGTGTACCTCTTGGACTAACTGTCAATTCATTTGCATCAGTATCTTTAGACCCTTTGTTAATCCTATGGTCAATTGATAAAAGAGTATCCTCTTATGAAGAATTTATTAAAACAGATAAATTTGCTGTACATGTATTAGCAAGTGATCAAAGTGATATTTGTTCCTTATTTGCAAGTAAAGGGGTAGACCGTTTTGGAAATTGTGAATGGAAGCTTTCAGAGCATTCTCTTCCGATTATTGCTGGAGCTTCCGGTGTTATGCAATGTAAAACGTATAAAACTATTGAAGCTGGAGATCATACGATTTTAATAGGAGAAGTGATTGATATTATTAGTGAAAAGAAAGAACCACTTTTATATCATCGAAGAAAATTCGGGGGCATTCCTGAGAATTTTTACATTTAG
- a CDS encoding SRPBCC family protein: MTEKLIVKDEILIEATSAKVWEILTKPKYVSQWDELPENYPEEDMTVGSKVVWELPNGGQSITTIIEAVQQKRLKISLYGSNWEVKPNEGDVAYVYQLEEGDSQTLLKIEIGDFSLIKDGQMYYDASCEFAVNAKKVIKELAENQ, encoded by the coding sequence ATGACTGAAAAATTAATTGTAAAAGATGAAATTCTTATCGAAGCAACATCTGCTAAAGTGTGGGAAATTCTTACGAAACCTAAATATGTTTCACAATGGGATGAACTTCCTGAAAATTATCCTGAAGAGGATATGACTGTGGGTAGTAAAGTTGTATGGGAACTTCCTAATGGTGGTCAGTCAATAACAACAATTATTGAAGCCGTTCAGCAAAAACGGTTAAAAATATCTTTATACGGATCCAATTGGGAAGTAAAGCCTAATGAAGGTGATGTAGCGTATGTATACCAATTAGAAGAAGGAGACAGTCAGACGCTATTAAAAATTGAGATTGGGGATTTTTCACTGATCAAAGATGGACAAATGTATTATGATGCATCTTGTGAATTCGCAGTAAATGCTAAGAAAGTCATCAAGGAGTTAGCAGAAAATCAATAG
- a CDS encoding IclR family transcriptional regulator, producing the protein MENAKNNTMIQSLQVGMSIIDLIAIQENPLKFTEIQELTSITKSNLYKYLNTLTHLGLLERDKKNGTYSLGSKMIEYGMAAIGNQDIISKVTPYLQEISLHTSFSALFAVWTNDGPVIANIWSSNNGLNIGANIGTRLPIQSSSGKIFSVFNPPNLTKEWKDKELAVLTDKERTYLLNDEGLIEENFISFAKEPLVPYVSSLSTPIFNYNKELIGAITVVGFSQLISQDLNDDLSQYLLSMSNQVSKRFGYKRPV; encoded by the coding sequence ATGGAGAATGCTAAAAACAATACGATGATCCAGTCGCTTCAAGTAGGAATGAGTATTATAGACTTAATTGCTATTCAAGAAAATCCCTTAAAATTTACAGAGATACAGGAATTAACAAGTATTACGAAAAGTAATTTATACAAATATTTAAATACATTAACACATTTAGGCTTGCTTGAAAGAGATAAGAAAAACGGTACTTATTCGCTTGGGAGCAAAATGATTGAATATGGAATGGCTGCCATCGGTAACCAGGATATCATCAGTAAAGTTACGCCATATTTACAGGAAATAAGTCTACACACTTCATTTTCAGCTTTGTTTGCAGTTTGGACAAACGACGGGCCCGTCATTGCTAACATTTGGAGTTCAAATAACGGATTAAACATTGGTGCAAATATTGGAACACGCCTCCCAATCCAATCGTCAAGCGGAAAAATATTTTCAGTTTTTAATCCTCCTAATCTAACAAAGGAATGGAAGGACAAAGAACTAGCTGTTTTAACAGACAAAGAGAGAACATATCTCTTAAATGATGAAGGATTAATTGAAGAAAATTTCATTTCATTTGCTAAGGAGCCTCTTGTTCCTTATGTATCTTCCCTATCAACTCCTATCTTTAATTACAATAAAGAATTAATTGGAGCTATTACAGTTGTTGGATTTTCTCAGCTTATCTCCCAGGATTTGAATGACGATTTGAGTCAATATTTGCTCTCAATGTCAAACCAGGTTTCTAAAAGGTTCGGTTATAAAAGGCCAGTTTAG
- a CDS encoding YciI family protein has product MKKFLVMIERKPNFTGNSIPEHREFLLRLKETDTLLMAGGYDDQSGGAYVIQATSLEAAKNIVIKDPMYEENESVYSLKEWNVV; this is encoded by the coding sequence GTGAAAAAGTTCCTCGTTATGATTGAAAGAAAACCGAATTTTACCGGAAACTCTATTCCTGAACATCGTGAATTTCTCCTACGTTTAAAAGAAACAGATACTCTTTTGATGGCTGGTGGATATGATGATCAGTCTGGGGGAGCATATGTAATTCAAGCAACTTCTCTAGAAGCAGCTAAAAATATTGTTATTAAAGATCCAATGTATGAAGAAAATGAATCCGTTTACAGTTTGAAAGAATGGAATGTTGTTTAA
- a CDS encoding fumarylacetoacetate hydrolase family protein, translating to MKLITFSREGITQRVGAIVNEAVIDLHVAYKSLLTSEGKIRAGQIADAFVPADMTGFLQGGNESVKLAKKAIEYALENKTDNGYRLVYDLNEVKVEAPVPAPGKMICVGHNYREHILEMGRELPPYPVVFAKFANTVVGPQDDIPFHPISEQLDYEAEFTFVIGKRARNVSQEDALDYVAGYTIVNDVTYRDIQRRTIEWLQGKTVDGSAPMGPYLVTSDELQDPSGLEVVLTVNGEERQRSNTANLVFSVQYLVEFLSGLMTLEPGDVILTGTPGGVGVARNPQVFLKDGDVVKIEIDKIGALENRVTSVKETAEVK from the coding sequence ATGAAATTAATTACATTTAGCCGTGAAGGCATCACACAACGCGTTGGAGCTATTGTTAATGAAGCAGTAATCGATTTACATGTTGCATATAAGTCTTTACTTACATCAGAAGGGAAAATTCGTGCCGGGCAAATTGCGGATGCATTTGTTCCTGCTGATATGACCGGTTTTTTACAAGGTGGAAATGAAAGCGTTAAACTTGCAAAAAAAGCAATTGAATACGCGTTAGAAAATAAAACAGATAACGGGTATAGACTTGTTTATGACTTAAATGAGGTAAAAGTGGAAGCACCAGTTCCTGCACCAGGAAAAATGATCTGTGTTGGACATAATTATCGTGAGCACATTTTAGAAATGGGAAGAGAGCTTCCACCATATCCAGTCGTATTCGCTAAATTTGCAAACACGGTTGTTGGTCCACAAGATGATATCCCATTCCACCCAATTTCAGAACAACTTGACTATGAAGCAGAGTTTACATTTGTTATTGGTAAACGTGCAAGAAATGTATCTCAAGAAGATGCTCTTGATTATGTAGCTGGATATACAATTGTTAATGACGTGACCTACCGCGATATTCAACGTCGTACAATAGAGTGGCTACAAGGAAAGACTGTTGATGGAAGCGCTCCAATGGGTCCTTATCTTGTAACTTCAGATGAACTTCAAGATCCTTCAGGATTAGAAGTTGTTCTTACTGTTAATGGAGAAGAACGTCAACGCTCTAACACTGCAAACCTAGTATTCTCTGTTCAGTACTTGGTTGAATTCTTATCAGGCTTAATGACACTTGAGCCAGGCGATGTGATTTTAACTGGAACTCCTGGAGGAGTAGGTGTTGCACGTAATCCACAAGTCTTCTTAAAAGATGGAGATGTTGTAAAAATTGAAATCGATAAAATTGGCGCTCTTGAAAACCGTGTAACAAGTGTGAAAGAAACAGCGGAGGTGAAGTGA
- a CDS encoding DinB family protein, translating to MATLSVNDSIQSVHQSLDQMIETAKGLSDDVLRFNPTEEEWSVMQILTHVVEAIPYWCDEIEQLLETPGKEWGRGLQHEGRLAAVSKSKVDSTSLSDVLKDLEAVKPQVEETLNKLDEEKLAMEAPSRNPRFGTKPISFIVDHLIVEHVSKHLGQINRNLSKVNH from the coding sequence ATGGCAACTTTAAGTGTTAACGATTCCATCCAATCTGTTCACCAATCACTTGATCAAATGATTGAAACTGCTAAAGGGCTTTCCGACGATGTACTTCGCTTTAACCCTACTGAAGAAGAATGGTCTGTTATGCAAATTCTTACTCATGTTGTGGAAGCAATTCCTTATTGGTGTGATGAAATCGAGCAGCTTTTAGAAACTCCAGGTAAAGAATGGGGTCGAGGCTTACAGCATGAAGGTCGTTTAGCTGCTGTTAGTAAAAGCAAGGTTGATAGCACTTCTTTATCAGATGTTTTAAAGGATTTGGAAGCGGTAAAACCACAAGTGGAAGAAACGCTTAATAAATTAGATGAAGAAAAATTAGCGATGGAGGCACCGAGCCGAAATCCGCGTTTTGGTACAAAACCAATCTCATTTATCGTTGATCATTTAATCGTTGAGCATGTGAGTAAGCATTTAGGACAAATCAACCGTAACTTATCGAAAGTAAATCATTAA
- a CDS encoding cupin domain-containing protein codes for MAETNDFFKSKIVQDFTKDIRQYNLGPLWEAIPELMHHQPEPHAQAYLWKWDLLEKKLGEAAQIFTPDRGGERRAIYLQNPGLDYRQPWGWASTSQTLYAAVQLLQPGEVAPSHRHTQNALRFITHGEGAYSIVEGERIFMEEGDFVITPKNLWHGHGHEGTEPMIWMDVLDIPTIYMMGGTFFEPHPEKLQQPEVPDNYTAQRYEGGMVRPISDRHPKVAPLGAYKWNQTLKAIDGLSRFEPDPYDGYAVEFINPSNGQTANPNIGSWMQKLPKGFHSKAHRHTHSAIYQVFKGSGYSIINGVRFDWSKGDYFIIPNWAVHEHVALEDTFFFSVNDLPIMEKFDLEQEKPYESNNGHQEVKSEFNPVLV; via the coding sequence ATGGCTGAAACAAATGATTTTTTTAAAAGTAAAATTGTCCAAGACTTTACGAAGGATATACGCCAATATAATCTAGGTCCACTTTGGGAAGCGATTCCAGAGTTGATGCATCATCAACCTGAGCCACATGCACAGGCATATCTTTGGAAATGGGATTTACTTGAGAAAAAATTAGGAGAAGCAGCACAAATTTTCACTCCTGACCGCGGTGGTGAACGAAGAGCGATTTATCTTCAAAACCCTGGATTAGACTATCGTCAGCCTTGGGGATGGGCTTCTACTTCGCAAACACTTTATGCAGCAGTGCAGTTGCTTCAACCTGGTGAGGTAGCACCATCTCACCGTCATACACAAAATGCACTTCGTTTTATTACACATGGTGAAGGCGCTTACTCGATTGTTGAAGGCGAACGTATTTTCATGGAAGAAGGCGATTTTGTCATTACACCTAAAAATCTTTGGCATGGTCACGGCCACGAAGGAACTGAGCCAATGATTTGGATGGATGTTCTTGATATCCCTACAATTTATATGATGGGTGGTACGTTCTTCGAGCCACATCCAGAAAAACTTCAACAACCAGAAGTTCCTGACAACTATACAGCTCAACGCTATGAGGGTGGAATGGTTCGTCCAATTTCAGACCGACATCCAAAAGTAGCACCACTTGGCGCTTACAAATGGAATCAGACATTAAAAGCAATTGATGGATTATCCCGCTTTGAGCCAGATCCATATGATGGTTATGCTGTTGAGTTTATTAATCCATCAAACGGTCAAACGGCTAATCCGAATATTGGTTCATGGATGCAGAAGCTTCCTAAAGGATTCCATTCAAAGGCACACCGCCATACACATTCAGCGATTTATCAAGTATTTAAAGGATCAGGCTATAGCATTATTAACGGCGTTCGTTTTGATTGGTCAAAAGGTGATTACTTTATTATTCCAAACTGGGCAGTACATGAGCATGTAGCGTTAGAAGATACTTTCTTCTTCTCTGTAAATGATTTACCGATTATGGAGAAATTCGATCTTGAGCAAGAAAAGCCATATGAAAGTAACAATGGTCATCAGGAAGTAAAAAGTGAATTTAATCCAGTTTTAGTATAA